The DNA segment CGCCGGGTCGGACGGCAGGGACCACGTGGCGACCTGGTCGGTGTGCAGCGCGCGGGTACGGGCGAGCAGCAGCGCCACATCGTCGGCGGGCGCCTCGGGCAGCAGCGCCCCGAGCACCGTGTCGCAGGTGTCCTCCAGGGACGGGCCGGGGGAGGCGAGGGCCTCGCACAGCCGCTCCTGGCCCCGCCCGATGTCCTGGTCGCGGGCCTCCACCAGCCCGTCCGTGTAGAACGCGAGGAGGCTGCCCTCGGGCAGTTCCACCTCGGTCGACTCGAACGGCAGCCCGCCGACCCCCAGCAGTGGCCCCGGCGACAGCCGCACCACCTCCACCGTGCCGTCCGGATACAGCACCACCGGCGGCGGATGGCCCGCGCTGGCCAGGGCGCAGACCCGTGAGACCGGGTCGTAGACGGCGTAGAGACAGGTGGCGCCGATCTCGGACGCGGACGGCATCTCCAGGTCCTCGGGGATGCTCCCGTCGTCGTAGGTGAGGTGGGTGACCAGGTCGTCGAGGTGGGTGAGCAGCTCGTCCGGCGGGAGGTCGACGTCGGCGAGCGTACGGACCGCCGTGCGCAGCCGGCCCATGGTCGCGGAGGCGTGCAGCCCGTGCCCGACGACATCGCCGACGACCAGGGCGACCCGGGTGCCGGAGAGCGGCACCACGTCGAACCAGTCGCCGCCGACCCCCGCCCCCGAACCGGCCGGCAGATAGCGGTACGCCACCTCGACCGCCGCCTGCTCCGGCAGCTCGCGCGGGAGCAGACTGCGTTGCAGGGTGAGCGCGTTGGTGCGTTCGAGCGTGTACCGGCGCGCGTTGTCCACGCCCACGGCCGCCCGGCCCGCGAGCTCCTCCGCGAGCACCAGGTCGTCCTGCTCGAAGGGTTTCGAGCCGTTGCGGCGGGCGAGGAACGCCACGCCGAGCGTGATCCCCCGGGCCCGCAGCGGGGTGGCCATGACCGAGTGGAACCCGAACCGCCGCACATGCTCCCTGCGCGCCCCGTCCTCCGTGACCCACCGCTGGTACTCCGGGTCGTCCACCCCGCTGATCAGCGGTTTCCCACAGGCGAGTGCGCGGGCGGGCGGTGAGAACGGGGGATAGGAGTCGATCCCGCCGAGCGGTACGGCCGCCTCCGGTACGCCCTCGTACGTGGACTGGTGCGCGGCGCGGCGCAGCGCGACGGCGGTGTCGAGCGGGCCCGGCACCGGTTCCCGGCCGCGCAGGACCGAGTCGAGGAGGTCCACGCTGACGAAGTCGGCGAGCCGGGGGACCGCCA comes from the Streptomyces griseiscabiei genome and includes:
- a CDS encoding SpoIIE family protein phosphatase; protein product: MSGDGSGTDRAGPASAPAYGRSPYPDAPATATVGPGGLVTGWSEGARRLLGHRAAEVVGRAAAELVAGYDGPDLPTGRGGTGTGTGTGTAVLRHRDGHPVRLTLSWSASLGGEGEVRGYVVTAGAGASGAEGSTGGSGGPRSAEPSGTVRGRQVVGWSQDQSPLGMSMFTEGPEGWRRDPVLSGGSPGATGEADTAGGAGTAGEAGLLPLVRRVAAEGRPMRHERIAPGPFSSRQQAWVTELWPVRDPATDQVCAVGTATFDSSEEHWARQRLALLNEAGSRIGSTLDVMRTAQELADLAVPRLADFVSVDLLDSVLRGREPVPGPLDTAVALRRAAHQSTYEGVPEAAVPLGGIDSYPPFSPPARALACGKPLISGVDDPEYQRWVTEDGARREHVRRFGFHSVMATPLRARGITLGVAFLARRNGSKPFEQDDLVLAEELAGRAAVGVDNARRYTLERTNALTLQRSLLPRELPEQAAVEVAYRYLPAGSGAGVGGDWFDVVPLSGTRVALVVGDVVGHGLHASATMGRLRTAVRTLADVDLPPDELLTHLDDLVTHLTYDDGSIPEDLEMPSASEIGATCLYAVYDPVSRVCALASAGHPPPVVLYPDGTVEVVRLSPGPLLGVGGLPFESTEVELPEGSLLAFYTDGLVEARDQDIGRGQERLCEALASPGPSLEDTCDTVLGALLPEAPADDVALLLARTRALHTDQVATWSLPSDPAVVAEARARASRQLAAWGLEEAAFVTELVVSELVTNAIRYGAVPIGLRLIRDRTLICEVSDASSTAPHLRRARAYDEGGRGLHMVARLTQGWGTRQTSTGKTIWAEQPLPTG